A genome region from Alicyclobacillus acidocaldarius subsp. acidocaldarius DSM 446 includes the following:
- a CDS encoding DUF1345 domain-containing protein: MSRDPHGSDAETRNHAQRSSLESRIEAEIDELAHYARRVPRALFFGALVLIGILLTVASMAMHIAPWWMSAGLFAVLVALLAAAIWQEHDVWARRLALTTISVLTLFLVVSITYLVHALFHENISAVALFRDALLLWVTNIFVFAVWYWEIDRGGPIRRHRGHPEPPDLLFPQMMVDVPEWNGWQPTFIDYLYLAFNTNTAFSPTDTAVLSRRMKLLMMTQSVLALVVVAVVAGRAINIG; encoded by the coding sequence GTGAGCCGAGACCCGCACGGTTCCGATGCCGAAACGCGCAACCATGCGCAGAGAAGTTCCCTTGAGTCGCGCATCGAGGCGGAAATCGACGAACTCGCCCACTATGCGCGGCGCGTACCGCGCGCGCTGTTCTTTGGAGCGCTTGTCCTCATTGGCATCCTGCTCACGGTCGCTTCCATGGCGATGCACATTGCCCCGTGGTGGATGAGCGCGGGATTGTTTGCTGTCCTCGTGGCGCTCCTCGCCGCAGCCATTTGGCAGGAGCACGACGTGTGGGCACGCCGACTCGCACTCACCACCATCTCGGTCCTCACGCTGTTCCTCGTCGTGAGCATCACTTACCTTGTGCACGCGCTATTCCATGAAAACATCTCGGCCGTTGCGCTGTTTCGAGACGCGTTGCTCCTCTGGGTGACCAACATCTTTGTGTTTGCCGTGTGGTATTGGGAGATCGACCGCGGGGGGCCCATTCGGCGCCACCGAGGACACCCCGAGCCGCCGGACCTCCTTTTTCCGCAGATGATGGTCGATGTTCCCGAGTGGAACGGCTGGCAGCCGACATTCATCGATTATCTGTACCTCGCGTTCAACACGAATACGGCCTTCAGCCCGACCGACACCGCGGTGCTGTCCCGCCGAATGAAACTGCTCATGATGACGCAATCCGTGCTCGCTCTCGTCGTGGTCGCCGTGGTCGCGGGGCGCGCCATCAATATTGGATGA
- a CDS encoding slipin family protein, producing the protein MRGDLRRDAVRLLPEKEEMRMRRVAGVQRLIFVVFVLGAIATAAGLGRTDRVLGVGLGVVILLAGWAISASIHIANQWEKAVVLRLGKFRQLAGPGTFFLLPIVDTVADWIDLRVRSTTFTAEQTLTKDTVPVNIDAVLFWVVVDAEKAALQVADYEYSLSWAAQTALRDLIGRMMLEDMLSSREAMDAELKRLLDERTGPWGISIQSVQIRDIKIPGNLQDAMSRAAQAERERNARVILGQAEVQVAESFLEAARLYHSDPVALQLRAMNILYEGLKEKASMIVVPSALSDAMNLGTWLGVANAERMEELRRGGDRG; encoded by the coding sequence TTGAGAGGAGACCTGCGGCGTGACGCCGTCCGGCTTCTGCCGGAGAAGGAGGAGATGCGCATGCGGCGCGTGGCCGGTGTGCAACGGTTGATTTTTGTGGTGTTCGTGCTTGGCGCCATCGCGACAGCGGCGGGCCTTGGGCGGACGGATCGCGTGTTAGGGGTTGGGCTTGGAGTCGTGATTCTGCTCGCGGGCTGGGCCATTTCTGCTTCCATTCACATCGCGAACCAATGGGAAAAGGCGGTCGTGCTTCGGCTCGGGAAGTTTCGCCAACTCGCGGGGCCGGGCACCTTCTTCCTCCTGCCCATTGTGGACACGGTCGCGGATTGGATCGATCTGCGCGTGCGGTCGACGACGTTCACCGCGGAGCAGACCCTGACCAAGGACACGGTCCCGGTCAACATCGACGCGGTGCTGTTCTGGGTTGTGGTGGACGCGGAGAAAGCCGCGCTGCAGGTGGCGGATTACGAATATTCTCTCTCTTGGGCGGCGCAGACGGCCCTGCGCGATCTCATTGGGCGGATGATGCTGGAAGACATGCTGTCGAGCCGCGAGGCGATGGATGCCGAACTGAAGCGCCTTCTGGACGAGCGCACGGGGCCGTGGGGGATCTCGATTCAGAGCGTCCAGATCCGGGACATCAAGATTCCGGGCAACCTTCAGGACGCCATGTCGCGCGCCGCGCAGGCGGAGCGCGAGCGGAACGCCCGGGTCATCCTGGGCCAGGCCGAGGTTCAGGTGGCCGAGTCGTTTCTGGAGGCGGCGCGGCTGTATCACAGCGATCCCGTCGCGCTGCAGCTGCGCGCCATGAACATCCTGTACGAGGGGTTGAAGGAGAAGGCGTCCATGATTGTCGTGCCGAGCGCGCTCTCGGACGCGATGAACCTCGGCACGTGGCTTGGCGTCGCGAACGCCGAGCGCATGGAGGAACTGCGTCGCGGCGGGGATCGCGGTTAG
- the polA gene encoding DNA polymerase I, producing MPASKLVLIDGNSILYRAFFALPPLTARDGTPTNAVYGFTTMILRLMSDEKPTHLAVAFDKSKTTFRHADFAAYKGTRQETPDELVQQFPLARRTLEALSIPMVEIDQYEADDVIGTLAKRAAEAGFDVRVVSGDKDLLQLVDDRIHVLLTRKGITEMEHFDEQAVARRYPGLKPAQVIDLKGLMGDPSDNIPGVPGVGEKTALKLLASFGTVEGVYDHLDEVQGQKLRERLEQHREDAFLSKRLATIACDAPIEVDLETLRYEGPDPARAIAWFRELDFRSLVDKISEEMSHDSTPTPSPAAASGASSEWSSFAYGLIEDAGAWQEAISSFSEPVGVMMDLADPDYHRAEIRGMAVATPKRAYYVRFGERLELSDVRPWLVSDRPKVAFDLKSMAFALDAHGIGLTSECGWQDVKLAAYLLNPQDGEVELSDVFARERGQELPAWEEGEREKWLAYTASQLPPLFESLAYTIRMQEMERLYQEVELPLAFVLAKMEITGFYVNREKLVAFGQELTERIKRITQEIYDLAGTSFNLNSPKQLGEILFDKLGLPALKKTKTGYSTSADVLEKLAPMHEIVQKILDYRLLAKLQSTYVEGLLKVIRKETGRVHTRFHQTLTATGRLSSSEPNLQNIPIRLEEGRRLRQVFEPTYKDWVIFAADYSQIELRILAHLSGDEALIDAFRRDMDIHTRTAADVFEVPPEQVTSLMRRQAKAVNFGIVYGISDFGLAQNLNIPQKEAKRFIESYFEKFPGVKRYMDEIVKQARERGYVTTLMNRRRYLPDIHSRNYQLRSFAERTAMNTPIQGSAADLIKLAMVRIDRAMRDAQMDARMLLQVHDELIFECPKDELAALEVLVRDNMENAMTLSVPLKVDTAYGPTWYDAK from the coding sequence ATGCCAGCGTCGAAACTCGTGTTGATTGATGGAAATAGCATCTTGTATCGAGCGTTCTTCGCGCTGCCGCCGCTCACTGCGAGGGACGGCACGCCCACGAACGCCGTGTACGGCTTTACGACGATGATCTTGCGGCTGATGTCGGACGAAAAGCCGACGCATCTGGCCGTCGCGTTTGATAAATCGAAGACGACGTTTCGCCATGCGGATTTCGCGGCGTACAAAGGCACGCGCCAGGAGACGCCCGACGAGCTCGTGCAACAGTTTCCGCTCGCGCGCCGCACCCTGGAGGCGCTGTCCATCCCGATGGTCGAGATCGACCAATACGAGGCCGACGACGTGATCGGAACGCTCGCCAAGCGAGCGGCGGAGGCTGGCTTTGACGTCCGCGTGGTCTCGGGTGACAAGGACCTGTTGCAGCTGGTCGACGATCGGATCCACGTGCTCCTGACGCGCAAGGGCATCACCGAGATGGAGCACTTTGACGAGCAGGCCGTTGCCCGCCGGTATCCGGGGCTCAAGCCCGCGCAGGTGATCGATCTCAAGGGCCTCATGGGCGATCCGTCCGACAACATTCCGGGCGTGCCTGGGGTGGGCGAAAAGACGGCGCTCAAACTGCTCGCGTCCTTTGGCACGGTCGAGGGCGTGTACGATCACCTCGACGAAGTCCAGGGCCAGAAGCTGCGGGAGCGCCTCGAGCAGCACCGGGAGGACGCGTTTCTCTCCAAGCGCCTCGCCACCATCGCGTGCGACGCGCCCATCGAGGTGGATCTCGAGACGCTGCGATACGAAGGGCCGGATCCCGCCCGCGCCATCGCCTGGTTCCGCGAGCTCGACTTCCGATCCCTCGTCGACAAAATTTCCGAGGAAATGAGCCACGATTCGACGCCGACCCCTTCGCCGGCGGCCGCGAGCGGCGCGTCGAGCGAGTGGAGTTCCTTTGCGTACGGCCTGATTGAGGACGCGGGCGCCTGGCAGGAGGCCATCTCGTCGTTCAGCGAACCGGTCGGCGTCATGATGGACTTGGCGGATCCGGACTATCACCGGGCGGAGATCCGCGGCATGGCCGTCGCGACGCCGAAGCGCGCGTACTACGTTCGCTTCGGCGAGCGACTGGAGTTGAGCGACGTCCGGCCATGGCTCGTGTCGGATCGGCCGAAGGTGGCGTTCGACCTGAAGTCGATGGCGTTCGCGCTGGACGCGCACGGCATCGGATTGACGTCGGAGTGCGGCTGGCAGGACGTGAAGCTGGCTGCGTACCTGCTCAACCCGCAGGACGGCGAGGTCGAACTGTCCGATGTGTTCGCCCGCGAGCGCGGCCAGGAACTGCCCGCCTGGGAGGAGGGCGAGCGGGAGAAGTGGCTCGCCTACACGGCGTCTCAGCTGCCTCCGCTCTTCGAGTCCCTGGCGTACACGATTCGCATGCAGGAGATGGAGCGGCTGTACCAAGAGGTGGAGCTTCCTCTGGCGTTCGTGCTGGCGAAGATGGAGATCACGGGGTTTTACGTGAATCGCGAGAAGCTGGTCGCATTTGGGCAGGAATTGACGGAGCGAATCAAGCGAATCACGCAGGAGATCTACGATCTCGCGGGCACTTCGTTCAACCTCAACTCGCCGAAGCAGCTCGGCGAGATCCTGTTCGACAAGCTCGGCTTGCCTGCGCTGAAGAAGACGAAGACCGGCTATTCCACGAGCGCTGACGTGCTCGAAAAGCTGGCGCCCATGCACGAGATCGTGCAGAAGATCCTCGATTATCGTCTGCTGGCGAAGCTGCAGTCGACGTACGTCGAGGGCCTACTGAAAGTCATCCGCAAGGAGACCGGCCGGGTGCACACCCGGTTTCATCAGACGCTCACGGCGACCGGCAGGCTCTCAAGCAGCGAGCCCAATCTGCAGAATATCCCCATTCGGCTCGAGGAGGGGCGGAGGCTGCGCCAGGTGTTCGAGCCGACCTACAAGGACTGGGTGATTTTCGCCGCCGACTATTCGCAGATCGAGTTGCGCATCCTGGCCCACCTGTCGGGCGACGAGGCGCTCATCGACGCGTTCCGCCGCGACATGGACATCCACACGCGGACGGCGGCGGACGTGTTTGAGGTGCCGCCTGAGCAGGTGACGAGCCTGATGCGCCGCCAGGCGAAGGCCGTGAACTTCGGCATCGTGTACGGGATCAGCGATTTCGGACTCGCGCAGAACTTGAACATCCCGCAGAAAGAGGCGAAACGGTTCATCGAGAGTTATTTCGAGAAGTTTCCCGGCGTCAAGCGATACATGGACGAGATCGTCAAGCAGGCGCGCGAGCGCGGCTATGTCACGACACTGATGAACCGACGGCGGTATCTGCCGGACATCCACAGCCGCAATTATCAGCTCCGAAGCTTCGCCGAGCGCACCGCGATGAACACGCCCATCCAGGGAAGCGCCGCGGATCTGATCAAGCTCGCGATGGTGCGGATCGATCGCGCCATGCGCGACGCGCAGATGGACGCGCGCATGTTGCTCCAGGTGCACGACGAGCTGATCTTTGAGTGTCCGAAGGACGAACTGGCCGCGCTCGAAGTGCTTGTCCGAGACAACATGGAAAACGCCATGACCTTGTCTGTGCCGCTCAAGGTGGATACCGCCTACGGCCCGACGTGGTACGACGCCAAGTGA
- the mutM gene encoding bifunctional DNA-formamidopyrimidine glycosylase/DNA-(apurinic or apyrimidinic site) lyase has translation MPELPEVETVRRHLAERIEGDVIRDVEVRLPRIVRHPALNVFAERLREQGIHRVGRRGKYLLFQLDQVLLVSHLRMEGRYAVANPSEPELPHTHVVFRLASGRELRYADVRQFGTMDAVLKGEPLPKGLAELGPEPFDPALDGAALHERWRGRRAPIKSLLLDQRQIAGLGNIYVDEALFAAGIHPLTPAGAVGAEELGVLLREIRDVLARAIREGGSSVRSFRDGYGRHGGFQIQLAVYGRAGEPCPRCGGAIQKIKVAGRGTHVCPACQPISVAAPIGTGVNA, from the coding sequence GTGCCGGAGTTGCCCGAGGTGGAAACGGTCCGACGCCACCTCGCGGAGCGCATCGAGGGCGATGTCATTCGCGACGTGGAAGTCCGCCTGCCGCGCATCGTGCGCCATCCGGCGCTCAACGTGTTTGCCGAGCGGCTGAGGGAGCAGGGCATTCACCGCGTGGGACGGCGCGGCAAGTATCTGTTGTTCCAATTGGATCAGGTGCTCCTCGTCTCTCACCTGCGTATGGAGGGCCGCTACGCCGTGGCCAATCCGTCTGAGCCGGAGCTTCCGCACACGCACGTGGTGTTTCGCCTCGCGTCGGGCCGCGAGTTGCGCTATGCGGACGTGCGTCAGTTCGGTACGATGGACGCCGTCCTCAAGGGCGAGCCGCTGCCCAAAGGGCTCGCGGAGCTTGGGCCGGAGCCGTTCGATCCGGCGCTCGACGGCGCGGCTCTTCACGAGCGGTGGCGGGGCCGCCGCGCGCCCATCAAGAGTCTGCTGCTCGATCAGCGGCAGATTGCGGGCTTGGGTAACATCTACGTGGACGAGGCGCTGTTTGCCGCGGGCATCCATCCGTTGACGCCTGCGGGTGCGGTGGGCGCCGAAGAGCTCGGTGTGCTTCTTCGAGAAATCCGCGACGTCCTCGCGCGCGCCATCCGCGAGGGCGGATCGTCGGTCCGGTCGTTTCGCGACGGCTATGGCCGGCATGGGGGCTTTCAAATTCAACTGGCGGTCTACGGGCGCGCAGGCGAGCCCTGCCCGCGTTGCGGCGGGGCGATTCAGAAGATCAAGGTGGCGGGCCGTGGCACACACGTGTGCCCGGCGTGTCAGCCCATCTCAGTCGCCGCACCGATAGGAACGGGGGTGAACGCGTGA
- a CDS encoding glycosyltransferase family 2 protein, which translates to MTLMYLLWDTFYDALKLVTGLVALYQIVLSVYGIWHRRRPITHAPQKRFAIIIPAHNEECVIGPLLDSLKRQTYPAHLYDVHVIADNCTDGTAERARAHGAIVHVRENRAEQGKGYAIEWMLARLKEMGARYDAIVMFDADNLVHPDFLAIMNDHLCSGDRVIQGYLDTKNPFDSWISVSLAISYWFDNRLWQYARARLHLPCTLGGTGLCIDYPLLQEMGWKATGLTEDLEFGIRCVRRGIIPVWAHDARVYDEKPTSFAASFRQRLRWQQGHFQCAREHLVPMFLEGLRERNLAKIDMAIYLFQPMRSMLLFAGAMIVLGLHYLSPDPTDAASNPAALMVTNLWVAVNVILFLEVPLALLLERVNWRAYFALPLLPFFLWTWGPVTLQAYFTRSNRTWYHTVHKRAIRLDELRER; encoded by the coding sequence ATGACATTGATGTACTTGCTCTGGGACACGTTCTATGACGCGCTGAAGCTCGTCACGGGCCTTGTGGCGCTGTACCAGATTGTGCTGTCCGTGTACGGCATCTGGCACCGCAGACGGCCCATCACGCATGCGCCGCAGAAGCGCTTCGCCATCATCATTCCGGCGCACAACGAGGAGTGCGTGATCGGCCCGCTCCTCGACAGCCTGAAGCGCCAGACGTATCCCGCGCACCTGTACGACGTGCATGTCATCGCGGACAACTGCACGGACGGCACCGCGGAGCGCGCGCGGGCGCACGGCGCCATTGTCCACGTGCGCGAAAACCGCGCGGAACAGGGCAAGGGGTACGCCATCGAATGGATGCTGGCGCGCCTGAAGGAAATGGGCGCTCGATACGACGCCATCGTGATGTTCGACGCGGATAATTTGGTTCATCCGGACTTTCTCGCCATCATGAACGACCACCTGTGCAGCGGCGATCGCGTCATTCAGGGATATCTGGATACCAAGAATCCATTCGATTCGTGGATCAGCGTGTCGCTCGCCATCTCCTATTGGTTCGACAATCGGCTGTGGCAGTACGCCCGCGCCCGCCTGCATCTGCCGTGTACGCTCGGTGGGACCGGCCTTTGCATCGATTATCCGCTGTTGCAGGAGATGGGATGGAAGGCGACGGGCCTCACCGAGGATCTCGAGTTCGGGATTCGCTGCGTCCGCCGAGGAATTATCCCCGTCTGGGCGCACGACGCGCGCGTCTACGACGAGAAGCCGACGAGCTTCGCGGCGTCTTTCCGCCAGCGCCTGCGCTGGCAGCAGGGGCATTTCCAATGTGCACGTGAACACTTGGTCCCCATGTTTCTCGAGGGGCTGCGCGAGCGGAACTTGGCCAAAATCGACATGGCCATTTACCTGTTTCAGCCCATGCGGTCCATGCTGCTGTTTGCGGGCGCCATGATTGTGCTCGGCCTTCACTACCTGTCGCCCGATCCGACCGATGCAGCGTCCAACCCGGCCGCGCTCATGGTCACGAATCTGTGGGTCGCGGTGAACGTGATCCTGTTTCTCGAGGTTCCCCTCGCGCTGCTGCTCGAACGGGTGAACTGGCGGGCGTATTTTGCCCTGCCCCTCCTTCCGTTCTTTCTCTGGACCTGGGGCCCCGTGACGCTGCAGGCCTACTTCACGCGCAGCAACCGGACGTGGTACCACACGGTGCACAAGCGCGCCATTCGCTTGGATGAGCTGCGCGAGCGGTAA
- a CDS encoding lytic transglycosylase domain-containing protein, translated as MAKTSGGKPKRPFFLSLSLRQLIAGVLLVAVLVTISTNGFWRLMYPIQYQAQIQQSARFADVDPLLIASIIRVESKFRTEDVSHAGAVGLMQLMPQTAEWIAEMLRNQTSGSGGALRKLPKDAKKLASPEYNILIGSWYVKSLIDDFHGNVVAAVAAYNAGPRRVSQWLKDGVWNGKLQDIDQIPVGETRHFVDRVFYNYDLYKKIYGGDPAWRLSANG; from the coding sequence ATGGCAAAAACTTCGGGCGGAAAGCCGAAGCGGCCATTCTTCCTCTCGCTGAGCCTTCGCCAGCTCATCGCGGGGGTTCTGCTCGTCGCCGTCCTGGTGACCATCTCGACGAACGGCTTCTGGCGGTTGATGTATCCCATCCAGTACCAGGCCCAAATCCAGCAGTCGGCTCGGTTTGCGGACGTGGATCCGCTGCTCATCGCGAGCATCATCCGGGTGGAGAGCAAGTTTCGGACCGAGGACGTCTCGCACGCGGGCGCCGTGGGGCTGATGCAGCTCATGCCGCAGACGGCCGAGTGGATCGCGGAGATGCTTCGGAATCAGACGTCGGGATCGGGCGGCGCCCTCCGCAAGCTGCCGAAGGATGCGAAAAAACTCGCGAGCCCCGAGTACAACATCCTGATTGGCAGTTGGTACGTGAAAAGTCTGATCGACGATTTCCATGGCAACGTGGTGGCGGCGGTCGCGGCGTACAACGCGGGCCCGCGGCGCGTGTCGCAATGGCTGAAGGACGGGGTGTGGAACGGGAAGCTTCAGGACATCGATCAGATCCCCGTCGGGGAGACGCGCCACTTCGTCGATCGCGTCTTTTACAACTATGATTTGTACAAAAAAATCTACGGGGGAGATCCCGCCTGGCGCTTGTCTGCGAACGGTTAG
- a CDS encoding transcription repressor NadR, with protein sequence MPTERQLRLLNMLQRAEAPVPGQALAEALGVTRQVVVHEIALLRAAGEPIYATPKGYWLNRASSARETVLAVSHTPEQTKDELYTLVDHGVRVLDVRVEHAIYGEIVGQLLITSRRDVDVFLEKVRSERAALLSSLTGGLHYHRVQFDREDQLAEACEALRKAGIQVMTDGSSAADAP encoded by the coding sequence ATGCCGACCGAGCGACAGCTGCGCCTGTTGAACATGCTTCAGCGCGCCGAAGCCCCCGTACCAGGGCAGGCGCTCGCAGAGGCACTTGGCGTCACGCGCCAGGTGGTCGTGCACGAGATTGCCCTTCTGCGCGCGGCTGGCGAGCCCATCTACGCCACACCTAAAGGATACTGGCTGAACCGCGCATCGTCCGCGCGAGAAACGGTGCTCGCCGTCTCGCACACGCCGGAGCAGACCAAGGACGAGCTGTACACGCTGGTCGATCACGGCGTGCGCGTGCTCGACGTGCGCGTGGAACACGCGATTTACGGCGAGATCGTCGGCCAGCTCCTCATCACATCGAGGCGCGACGTGGACGTGTTTCTTGAAAAGGTGCGCAGCGAGCGAGCGGCGCTGCTCTCGAGCCTCACGGGGGGCCTCCACTACCACCGCGTGCAGTTCGACAGGGAGGATCAACTGGCCGAAGCGTGTGAAGCGCTGCGGAAGGCCGGGATCCAGGTCATGACCGACGGCTCGTCCGCCGCCGACGCGCCCTGA
- a CDS encoding chorismate mutase gives MQRPLNEEIRELRKAIDHIDEHILTLLVRRFSIADEIAEHKARRGQAIVQPERAQQVRARYLQSGAALGLSPTFLAALWKLVHDESCRRQTEHVKALERSQQSG, from the coding sequence GTGCAGCGCCCACTTAACGAGGAAATCCGCGAGCTGCGCAAAGCCATTGACCACATCGACGAGCACATCCTGACACTCTTGGTCCGGCGATTCTCCATCGCAGACGAGATCGCCGAACACAAGGCGCGGCGAGGCCAAGCGATTGTGCAGCCCGAGCGCGCACAACAGGTCCGCGCGCGATACCTTCAATCGGGAGCCGCGCTGGGCCTCAGCCCGACCTTCCTCGCCGCGCTCTGGAAACTTGTGCACGACGAGTCCTGCCGGCGTCAGACGGAGCACGTCAAGGCGCTCGAGCGCTCCCAGCAAAGCGGTTGA
- a CDS encoding nitric oxide synthase oxygenase, producing MRMNPLWDEARAFIEACYRELGKSEADIERRLDEVRRQIDRDGTYEHTFEELEHGARMAWRNSNRCIGRLFWETLHVLDRRHLKGPRPMFEAICEHLDFAQNGGKIRPTITVFAPASRAREVRIWNHQIVRYAGYKTPQGIVGDPASAAFTRACQGLGWRGQGTPWDVLPVVIADGDEIAWFELPRHLVLEVPIEHPEYPSITELGLRWYAVPVLSDMALLIGGIRYTAAPFNGWYMVTEIGARNLADPFRYNMLPAVADALGLDRSSDATLWRDRALVELNAAVLHSYRRGGVTIVDHHTAARQFAYFEQLERDANRRVTGDWTWLIPPLSPAATHIFHSGYDNDFVLPNFVRQPRPYPAPHFRADPSMFR from the coding sequence ATGCGGATGAACCCTCTTTGGGACGAAGCGCGCGCCTTTATCGAGGCGTGCTACAGAGAACTGGGGAAAAGCGAAGCCGATATCGAGCGGCGCCTGGACGAGGTGCGCCGTCAGATCGACCGGGATGGCACCTATGAGCACACCTTCGAAGAGCTCGAGCACGGCGCACGCATGGCCTGGCGGAACAGCAACCGCTGCATCGGCAGGCTGTTCTGGGAGACGCTCCACGTGTTGGACCGACGCCACCTGAAAGGGCCGCGCCCCATGTTCGAGGCCATCTGCGAGCACCTCGACTTCGCGCAAAACGGCGGCAAAATTCGACCCACCATCACGGTGTTCGCGCCGGCCTCGCGAGCGCGCGAGGTGCGCATCTGGAATCACCAGATTGTGCGCTACGCGGGTTACAAGACGCCACAAGGCATCGTGGGCGACCCGGCCTCCGCGGCGTTCACCCGCGCCTGTCAAGGGCTCGGGTGGCGTGGACAGGGAACGCCGTGGGACGTGCTCCCCGTCGTCATCGCGGACGGAGACGAGATCGCCTGGTTCGAACTGCCGCGCCATCTCGTCCTCGAGGTGCCCATCGAACACCCCGAGTATCCGAGCATCACCGAACTCGGGCTGCGCTGGTACGCCGTCCCCGTCCTGTCCGACATGGCGCTTCTCATCGGCGGCATCCGCTACACCGCGGCCCCGTTCAACGGCTGGTACATGGTCACCGAGATCGGCGCGCGCAATCTCGCCGATCCGTTTCGCTACAACATGCTCCCGGCCGTCGCCGACGCGCTGGGGCTCGATCGGTCGAGCGACGCGACTCTGTGGCGAGATCGCGCGCTGGTGGAACTGAACGCCGCCGTGCTCCACTCGTATCGCAGGGGAGGCGTCACCATCGTCGACCATCACACGGCCGCGCGCCAATTCGCCTACTTCGAACAGCTCGAGCGAGACGCGAACCGCCGCGTCACGGGCGACTGGACCTGGCTCATCCCGCCCCTGTCGCCGGCCGCGACGCACATCTTCCACAGTGGGTATGACAACGACTTCGTGCTGCCGAACTTCGTGCGCCAGCCGCGCCCCTACCCAGCACCGCACTTCCGAGCCGATCCGTCGATGTTCCGCTAA
- the coaE gene encoding dephospho-CoA kinase (Dephospho-CoA kinase (CoaE) performs the final step in coenzyme A biosynthesis.), translating into MRGKIIGLTGGIGTGKSTVSQMLRDLGAFVVDADVWARRVVEPGSEGLREIVEVFGEGVLQPDGTLDRKKLGTIVFQDEEKRLKLNRIVHPRVQQGMWQETADYWKDHPGEPVVWDVPLLIEGTAKRFVDEIVVVYASPATQLRRVMERDGLSEEEALRRIQAQMPIDEKRAVATHVIENDGPLEFTREQVQALWQKLRAESRSGHSSSR; encoded by the coding sequence GTGAGAGGCAAGATCATCGGTTTGACCGGAGGTATTGGCACGGGCAAGAGCACGGTATCCCAGATGCTGCGCGATCTCGGCGCGTTCGTCGTGGACGCCGACGTGTGGGCGCGCCGGGTGGTCGAGCCCGGAAGCGAAGGGCTGCGCGAGATCGTCGAGGTGTTCGGAGAAGGCGTGTTGCAGCCGGACGGGACGCTTGACCGAAAAAAGCTCGGGACTATCGTATTTCAGGACGAGGAGAAGCGGTTGAAGCTGAACCGCATTGTGCACCCGCGCGTGCAGCAGGGCATGTGGCAGGAGACGGCGGATTATTGGAAGGATCACCCTGGGGAACCGGTCGTGTGGGACGTGCCGCTGCTCATCGAGGGGACGGCGAAGCGGTTCGTGGACGAGATCGTCGTCGTCTATGCGAGCCCCGCGACGCAGCTTCGGCGCGTGATGGAGCGGGACGGCTTAAGCGAGGAGGAGGCGCTCCGCCGCATTCAGGCCCAGATGCCCATCGACGAAAAGCGGGCCGTCGCCACGCACGTCATTGAAAACGACGGACCGCTGGAATTCACGCGAGAGCAGGTGCAGGCGCTATGGCAAAAACTTCGGGCGGAAAGCCGAAGCGGCCATTCTTCCTCTCGCTGA